In Candidatus Cloacimonadota bacterium, one genomic interval encodes:
- a CDS encoding formate acetyltransferase, which produces MNDKQEFIKRETVGSPSTKNVRTMRDRYLSEPMSVDVEYMKYYTQAHRESDGMNSIERRAHCHAFAMENLTPMIRDGELFAGNKTRFVRGAIPYANYATNYILRTLNKEEQEAQAKHTEIGTGGGIKHSHRIASEGKHEVFGKKFIISHEDKITLREIAEYWSGKCMQDVADRFWKPDYDKAKYIEDGWKIGLYTAPHDPAPEGRYVLDFETALAEGFNAIIKKANKLLKETEITDYESAQKAYFWRAGMRALKGTITWAHNYAKEARRLAKSEKNEQRKKELLEIAEMCEYVPAHSPRTFKEAMQAYWLIYLAGHIEGAHLGYSPGRFDRYMYPYYKRDIEKGLTTDEEVLELLEALRVKMTEIEYMASFSWEGLGSGNLYQNMILGGLDEEGHRCDNELSILVLQSAINCQTTQPTLSIWYDPSLSDKFLLKAIECVKTGVGFPAFFNLKIYIQHELQKSKLPVSLIRKYAAMGGCTEPTMEGMSYGVVQAGFINHAKLFELAMLGGKDTQTDITIEKSDVPQTYNELVTSYKFHLRNAIKNWQRYWNYVMAAHRDTCNLIYSGMLVRDCLSRGKSLDDKGAIVNGSPTTLSSGMVNVANSLASVKKLVRDDKKLSMDELRTVLSENWEGKKTLHKAAVDAPKWGNNDDYVDVIYEELFDTYCGYVSEQLNYLGEPYDPSMLAISTHAPFGRVCGATPDGRHAGETLADGVTSPFYGTDTNGPLAVLHSAGKIDHTKIRGGLHNMKFLPSTLKGVQGSRKLLSLIKTYFDTLGFQLQFNVVDSKMLRDAQENPEQYRDLIVRVAGFSAFFVELGTSIQNEIIARTEQNF; this is translated from the coding sequence ATGAATGATAAACAAGAATTTATAAAAAGAGAAACTGTCGGATCGCCTTCGACTAAAAATGTCAGAACCATGCGTGACCGCTATCTTTCAGAACCGATGTCGGTCGATGTCGAGTATATGAAATATTATACACAAGCTCATAGAGAATCTGACGGCATGAATTCTATCGAAAGACGCGCACACTGTCATGCTTTTGCAATGGAAAACCTCACTCCCATGATTCGCGATGGAGAACTATTTGCAGGTAATAAAACACGTTTTGTTCGCGGTGCAATCCCTTATGCAAATTATGCAACAAATTATATCCTGCGTACGCTGAACAAGGAAGAGCAGGAAGCCCAGGCAAAGCATACTGAGATCGGAACCGGTGGTGGCATTAAACATTCTCACAGGATTGCCTCAGAGGGTAAGCATGAGGTTTTTGGGAAAAAGTTCATCATTTCTCATGAAGACAAGATAACCCTTCGCGAGATCGCTGAATACTGGTCAGGAAAATGTATGCAGGATGTTGCAGATCGTTTTTGGAAACCGGATTATGATAAAGCAAAATATATAGAGGACGGATGGAAGATCGGTCTGTATACTGCACCCCACGATCCCGCACCCGAAGGTCGGTATGTGCTGGATTTCGAAACTGCTCTTGCTGAAGGATTTAACGCTATTATTAAAAAAGCAAATAAACTCCTTAAAGAGACCGAGATCACGGATTATGAATCTGCTCAAAAAGCATACTTCTGGCGTGCAGGAATGAGAGCACTTAAAGGAACAATTACCTGGGCTCACAACTATGCGAAAGAAGCACGTCGTCTCGCGAAATCAGAAAAGAATGAACAACGAAAAAAAGAATTACTCGAAATAGCAGAAATGTGTGAATATGTACCAGCACATAGTCCCCGTACTTTCAAAGAAGCGATGCAGGCGTACTGGTTGATCTATCTTGCGGGACATATAGAAGGTGCGCACCTCGGGTATTCGCCAGGACGATTCGACAGATACATGTATCCTTACTATAAAAGAGATATAGAAAAGGGATTAACCACAGATGAAGAAGTGCTCGAACTCCTCGAAGCCCTCCGCGTTAAAATGACTGAGATCGAATATATGGCATCCTTCTCGTGGGAAGGACTCGGTTCAGGTAATCTTTACCAGAATATGATACTCGGCGGACTGGATGAAGAGGGGCATCGTTGTGATAACGAACTCTCCATCCTCGTGCTTCAATCAGCAATTAATTGCCAGACCACACAGCCGACACTTTCCATCTGGTACGATCCATCACTTTCCGACAAATTTCTCCTGAAAGCTATCGAGTGTGTTAAAACAGGTGTGGGATTCCCAGCATTCTTCAATCTGAAGATATATATTCAGCATGAGCTTCAAAAGAGTAAACTTCCTGTTTCTCTAATTCGTAAATACGCTGCAATGGGAGGTTGTACAGAGCCCACCATGGAAGGTATGAGCTACGGTGTAGTACAAGCAGGTTTCATCAATCATGCAAAACTCTTTGAACTTGCAATGCTCGGAGGGAAAGACACACAGACAGACATCACGATTGAAAAATCAGATGTCCCACAGACATATAATGAATTAGTAACTTCTTATAAATTCCATCTGAGAAATGCCATCAAGAACTGGCAGCGTTACTGGAACTACGTGATGGCGGCGCACCGTGATACCTGCAATCTTATCTATTCGGGAATGCTGGTTCGGGACTGTCTGAGTAGAGGAAAATCCCTCGACGATAAGGGCGCGATCGTAAATGGAAGCCCAACCACGCTGAGTTCCGGTATGGTCAATGTCGCAAACAGCCTTGCATCAGTAAAAAAGCTTGTTCGGGACGACAAAAAACTCTCTATGGATGAACTGAGAACGGTTCTTTCTGAAAATTGGGAAGGGAAGAAAACGCTTCATAAAGCTGCGGTGGATGCACCAAAATGGGGAAATAACGATGATTATGTCGATGTTATATATGAAGAGCTTTTTGATACGTATTGTGGTTATGTTTCCGAGCAGTTAAATTACCTTGGTGAACCCTACGATCCTTCCATGCTCGCGATCAGCACTCACGCACCTTTTGGGAGAGTATGCGGTGCTACTCCAGACGGAAGACATGCTGGAGAAACCCTTGCAGATGGAGTTACTTCACCATTTTATGGAACAGACACAAACGGTCCGCTTGCTGTGCTTCATTCCGCAGGTAAGATCGATCATACAAAGATCCGCGGTGGATTACACAATATGAAATTCCTTCCTTCCACACTCAAAGGTGTGCAGGGTTCGAGGAAACTACTCTCTTTGATAAAAACATATTTCGACACGCTTGGTTTCCAGCTTCAGTTCAATGTGGTGGACAGTAAGATGCTGCGTGATGCTCAGGAAAATCCGGAACAGTACCGCGATCTTATCGTACGTGTGGCAGGCTTCAGTGCATTCTTTGTGGAGCTTGGAACGAGCATACAGAACGAGATCATCGCCAGAACAGAACAGAATTTCTAA
- a CDS encoding glycyl-radical enzyme activating protein: MERAYRTRSSPEQNRISKMPDSNPSAFIFDIEDFATQDGPGIRTVLFFKGCSLRCRWCSNPESQNNFPEILYSTELCQKCGTCIETCPYDAVSFDDHNNLIFKREFCLVCKDKPCVDACNYNAIRIAGKRWKVDELFNKVIVNAQYFANSGGGITLSGGEPLLQPEFVKAFLKKCTELGFSVGLETCGYFQWDKVKEFISDFDFIYFDIKCLNDELSRKYTGKSNAKILENLEKLAKSIDTSKMIISVALIPDITATEENISALIQLCNTLGITSVRLLPYHTLGKGKYAELGREYLLKDGLKITDEEVGKIQNKIVHANITCIIEGF; encoded by the coding sequence TTGGAACGAGCATACAGAACGAGATCATCGCCAGAACAGAACAGAATTTCTAAGATGCCGGACAGCAATCCTTCAGCATTCATCTTTGATATTGAAGATTTTGCCACTCAGGATGGTCCGGGTATTCGAACCGTTCTCTTCTTCAAGGGATGCTCACTCCGATGCAGATGGTGTTCGAACCCGGAAAGCCAGAACAACTTCCCCGAAATCCTCTACAGTACCGAGTTATGCCAAAAATGCGGCACCTGTATCGAAACCTGTCCTTACGATGCGGTTAGCTTCGATGATCATAACAACCTGATCTTTAAAAGAGAATTCTGCCTGGTCTGCAAAGATAAACCATGTGTTGATGCTTGTAATTATAACGCTATTCGTATTGCAGGTAAACGGTGGAAGGTCGATGAGCTTTTTAATAAGGTGATCGTCAATGCCCAGTATTTTGCCAACTCCGGTGGAGGGATCACTCTTTCTGGCGGCGAACCGTTACTTCAACCGGAATTTGTGAAAGCATTCCTGAAGAAATGTACGGAACTTGGATTTTCTGTCGGCCTGGAGACCTGCGGATATTTCCAATGGGACAAGGTGAAGGAATTTATATCTGACTTTGACTTTATCTACTTTGATATCAAGTGCCTGAACGATGAACTCAGCAGAAAGTACACAGGAAAGAGTAATGCAAAAATTCTTGAGAACCTGGAGAAACTTGCAAAGTCAATCGATACTTCAAAGATGATTATCTCTGTCGCACTTATTCCGGATATTACTGCAACCGAAGAAAATATTTCTGCCTTGATCCAATTATGCAACACTCTGGGCATCACATCGGTTCGTCTGCTTCCGTACCACACCTTAGGCAAGGGCAAATATGCCGAACTGGGCAGAGAATATCTGTTGAAGGATGGGTTGAAGATCACTGATGAGGAAGTGGGTAAAATCCAAAATAAAATTGTGCACGCAAATATTACGTGTATCATTGAGGGATTTTAA